In a genomic window of Roseiflexus castenholzii DSM 13941:
- a CDS encoding ferric reductase-like transmembrane domain-containing protein, whose amino-acid sequence MSDEKAARLAAIRAANAAKRGGAAQPSNSVEGASAGVPPRSVRAGSVVGETPSINRNASSRPQRAPELDAFADMPPAMAFQTFLGIVLAVILGAFAAIVALPAWLPGLSASLLGAEPKAYWYLSRSSAFVAYILLWLSMVFGLLMTNKLARVWPGGPTAFDLHQHASLLGLAFALFHALILLGDRYIQATLIQVLVPFQYSGYEPLWVGLGQLGFYGLTIVGLSFYIKDRIGRKVWRLIHFLSFAIFGLALLHGIWSGSDSQSDLARAIYWTSGGSVLFLTIYRVLVARSR is encoded by the coding sequence ATGAGTGATGAGAAAGCCGCGCGGCTGGCCGCCATCCGCGCAGCCAATGCCGCAAAACGTGGTGGGGCGGCGCAACCGTCCAATAGTGTCGAAGGCGCGTCTGCTGGGGTACCGCCACGCAGCGTGAGGGCCGGCAGTGTGGTTGGGGAAACGCCTTCCATCAACCGAAACGCATCGTCACGACCGCAGCGCGCACCCGAACTCGACGCATTTGCCGACATGCCGCCGGCTATGGCGTTTCAGACCTTTCTTGGTATTGTGCTCGCAGTGATTCTTGGCGCATTTGCGGCAATTGTTGCGCTACCCGCCTGGTTGCCCGGCTTGAGCGCATCGCTGCTCGGCGCAGAACCCAAAGCGTACTGGTATCTCTCACGCAGTAGCGCATTTGTTGCATACATCCTTCTATGGCTTTCAATGGTCTTTGGGTTGCTGATGACGAACAAACTGGCGCGCGTCTGGCCCGGTGGACCGACCGCATTCGATCTGCATCAGCACGCCAGCCTGCTCGGTCTGGCATTTGCCCTGTTTCATGCCCTGATTCTGCTTGGCGACCGCTACATTCAGGCGACGCTCATTCAGGTGCTTGTGCCATTTCAATACAGTGGATATGAGCCGTTGTGGGTGGGTCTTGGGCAGCTAGGATTCTACGGTTTGACGATTGTGGGTTTGAGTTTCTACATCAAGGACCGGATCGGACGGAAGGTGTGGCGATTGATACACTTCCTCAGTTTCGCCATTTTCGGGCTGGCGCTGCTGCACGGTATCTGGAGCGGCAGCGACAGCCAGAGCGACCTGGCGCGCGCGATCTACTGGACGAGCGGCGGCAGCGTCCTGTTCCTGACCATTTATCGGGTGCTCGTCGCGCGTTCCAGATAG
- a CDS encoding FAD:protein FMN transferase, whose protein sequence is MPSIAFQSMGCQMHAFLDGNDDAATRTLRAVPRWFAEWERILSRFRSDSELSALNTRAGEGWVRASRTLWEVLNDALVAARLSDGLVTPTVLTALEATGYDRDFAQIAAGAPAQSSASLPASGDWRAIRLDPQRRTVALPPGMRLDLNGVAKGWAATRAAQRLAAHGPALVDAGGDIAVRGARAGGEPWAIGIANPFQPDVPLDVVLLTDGGVATSGRDVRRWRQGSVERHHIIDPRTGAPAETDVLAVTVIAPSLFEAEVAAKVVVILGSVAGMEWLSARPWLASLIVTDAQEVLHTATFEQFRWHEPEDMEVVYE, encoded by the coding sequence GTGCCATCGATTGCCTTTCAGTCCATGGGATGCCAGATGCACGCTTTTCTCGACGGCAACGACGATGCGGCGACGAGGACGCTGCGCGCGGTCCCGCGCTGGTTCGCTGAATGGGAGCGCATCCTGAGCCGCTTCCGCAGCGACAGTGAACTCTCGGCGCTCAACACGCGGGCTGGCGAGGGATGGGTGCGCGCCAGCCGCACGCTGTGGGAAGTGCTGAACGACGCACTTGTGGCAGCGCGTCTCAGCGATGGTCTGGTGACGCCGACCGTGTTGACGGCGCTAGAGGCGACTGGCTACGACCGGGATTTTGCGCAGATCGCCGCTGGCGCTCCGGCACAATCATCGGCGAGCCTCCCGGCGTCCGGCGACTGGCGCGCCATCCGGCTCGACCCACAGCGACGCACAGTGGCATTGCCGCCGGGAATGCGCCTCGATCTGAACGGCGTCGCCAAAGGGTGGGCGGCAACCCGAGCAGCGCAGCGGTTGGCGGCGCACGGACCGGCGCTCGTCGATGCTGGCGGCGATATTGCGGTGCGAGGCGCGCGCGCCGGTGGAGAGCCATGGGCTATCGGCATCGCCAATCCGTTTCAACCGGATGTGCCGCTTGATGTCGTGCTGCTAACGGACGGCGGCGTTGCGACATCAGGACGTGATGTGCGGCGCTGGCGGCAGGGAAGCGTCGAACGGCATCACATTATCGATCCGCGCACCGGCGCGCCGGCTGAGACCGACGTGCTGGCAGTGACGGTCATCGCGCCGTCTCTGTTCGAAGCAGAAGTTGCTGCGAAAGTGGTCGTCATTTTGGGAAGCGTAGCAGGCATGGAGTGGCTATCCGCCCGCCCGTGGCTTGCCAGTCTGATTGTAACCGATGCGCAAGAAGTCTTGCACACCGCGACATTTGAACAGTTCCGCTGGCATGAGCCAGAAGATATGGAGGTGGTCTATGAGTGA
- a CDS encoding PepSY domain-containing protein produces the protein MNQRTLLGVAAALTAFVLVIIGALVGRVTQTAVPSATDVIVAPTQAPTDAPVALDPTVEALIREREAAYRQALNEANQRITEANQRLEEANRRIEQQAAAQQAAAQQAAAQQAAAQQAAAQQAAAQQSAPTYPVSAEQAQAIAQNLAQGAYLVKPAELVLYQGAPAYEIVFDAGAVYVDAQSGTVLANTLAQPVASQPVNAEQAAQIALAYRGGGQIRKVEFERERGIDVYEVKFTDGAEVYVAASDGAVVYARLDKAKEEEKRDDDEKRSDDD, from the coding sequence ATGAATCAGAGAACACTTTTGGGAGTCGCAGCAGCTTTGACCGCATTCGTGCTGGTTATAATTGGTGCGCTGGTCGGGCGGGTGACGCAGACCGCCGTGCCGTCGGCGACCGATGTTATTGTGGCGCCGACCCAAGCGCCGACTGATGCACCCGTCGCGCTCGATCCCACGGTCGAGGCATTGATCCGTGAGCGCGAGGCGGCGTACCGGCAAGCGCTGAACGAGGCGAATCAGCGAATTACCGAGGCGAATCAGCGGCTGGAAGAGGCAAATCGGCGGATTGAGCAACAGGCGGCAGCACAACAGGCGGCAGCACAACAGGCGGCAGCACAACAGGCGGCAGCACAACAGGCGGCAGCACAACAGGCGGCAGCGCAACAGAGCGCGCCGACGTACCCCGTCTCGGCGGAGCAGGCGCAGGCAATTGCCCAGAACCTGGCGCAGGGCGCTTATCTGGTCAAGCCGGCAGAACTGGTGCTCTATCAGGGCGCGCCAGCCTATGAAATCGTGTTTGATGCCGGCGCCGTCTATGTCGATGCTCAGAGTGGCACAGTGCTCGCCAATACGCTGGCACAGCCCGTTGCGTCGCAACCCGTGAATGCCGAACAGGCCGCTCAAATCGCACTTGCTTACCGCGGCGGCGGTCAGATCCGCAAAGTTGAATTTGAACGTGAGCGCGGCATTGACGTGTACGAGGTGAAGTTCACCGATGGCGCAGAAGTGTATGTCGCCGCATCGGATGGCGCAGTCGTCTATGCGCGACTGGATAAGGCGAAGGAAGAGGAGAAGCGCGACGATGATGAGAAGCGCAGTGATGACGACTGA
- a CDS encoding response regulator transcription factor has translation MKILLIEDDQRLARLIARVLRDEHHQVDVVHDGDAGQEHALRGIYEVAIIDWMLPGRDGPSICRAVRAARLPTALLLLTARGQIEDKMVGFDSGADDYLVKPFAFEELLARVRALGRRFTLQPDDRDELRVGDLVLDLRHHTARRGARPLDLTPTEWNLLEYLMRNAGQALSRQQILDYVWSYEHDVQPQMVDVYIAYLRRKLNAPGERDPIVTVRGVGYRLEESRV, from the coding sequence ATGAAAATCTTATTGATAGAAGATGATCAACGGCTGGCGCGGCTGATTGCGCGGGTGTTGCGCGACGAACATCATCAGGTCGATGTCGTCCACGACGGCGACGCAGGGCAGGAGCATGCGTTGCGCGGCATCTACGAAGTGGCGATCATCGACTGGATGCTACCAGGGCGCGATGGTCCATCGATCTGTCGCGCAGTGCGCGCGGCGCGGCTGCCGACCGCGCTGCTGCTCCTGACGGCGCGCGGTCAGATTGAAGACAAAATGGTTGGCTTCGACAGCGGCGCCGACGATTACCTGGTGAAGCCGTTCGCATTTGAAGAATTACTGGCGCGGGTGCGGGCGCTGGGGCGACGCTTCACCCTGCAACCAGACGACCGCGACGAACTGCGCGTTGGCGATCTGGTGCTCGACCTGCGGCATCACACGGCGCGGCGCGGCGCGCGCCCACTCGATCTTACGCCGACAGAGTGGAACCTGCTCGAATACCTGATGCGCAACGCCGGACAGGCGCTATCGCGTCAGCAGATTCTTGATTATGTCTGGTCCTATGAGCACGACGTTCAACCGCAGATGGTCGACGTCTACATCGCCTATCTGCGGCGCAAACTGAACGCCCCCGGCGAACGCGACCCGATTGTGACGGTGCGCGGCGTTGGGTACCGATTGGAGGAAAGCCGTGTTTAG
- a CDS encoding sensor histidine kinase, with translation MFSGLRLRLSLVYALAALILVVLIGGGAYLVVARYFSNVTDLALRHKMAHEFHALGAPLPPDLANADRDWSVIRREIAPLPFVQSNPQVERREEEEKIRPGDDERGDAELPRALTTPVDAAELAAIVVLPLDSSGRLLFNPNNLDLPLEPDQVAFQAALARGSDLRTITMNDGRRARLLTYRLTRADGPAALQLARELSDQEQVLSQLMLGLIGLGAFSMALVGAASWWLAGRALRPAQEAWERQQRFIASASHELRAPLTLIRASAEVALRDTPSDTADQYELLGDILAESDHMRRLVDDLLTLTRLDSGQLKLVIEPVNLADLLSRVHRQVARLGEQRGITIELTTVGGVVQADAERLQQVLLIALDNALRHTPSGGTITLAAAPTGRMVQITVTDTGSGIAPEHLPHIFERFYRADPARGRENGNAGLGLSIAKGLVEAMHGRITVTSALGAGTTVSVALPQGETTVAANDL, from the coding sequence GTGTTTAGCGGGTTGCGCTTGCGACTCTCGCTGGTATATGCGCTTGCGGCGCTGATCCTCGTCGTGCTGATCGGCGGCGGCGCGTACCTGGTGGTGGCGCGCTATTTCTCGAACGTCACCGACCTGGCGCTGCGCCACAAAATGGCGCACGAGTTTCATGCGCTTGGCGCGCCGCTGCCTCCTGATCTGGCAAACGCCGACCGCGACTGGTCGGTGATTCGCAGAGAGATTGCGCCGCTTCCCTTTGTTCAGTCCAACCCGCAGGTCGAGCGGCGCGAAGAGGAAGAGAAAATCAGACCAGGCGACGACGAACGCGGGGATGCAGAACTCCCGCGCGCCCTGACAACGCCGGTCGATGCGGCGGAACTGGCGGCGATCGTTGTCCTGCCTTTGGATTCATCGGGACGATTGCTCTTCAACCCAAACAATCTCGACCTGCCGCTGGAACCCGACCAGGTTGCGTTTCAGGCGGCGCTGGCGAGAGGCAGCGATCTGCGCACGATCACAATGAATGACGGACGGCGGGCGCGCCTGCTGACCTATCGCCTTACCCGCGCCGACGGACCGGCAGCGTTGCAACTGGCGCGTGAACTGAGCGATCAGGAGCAGGTGTTAAGCCAGTTGATGCTGGGGTTGATCGGTCTGGGAGCATTCAGTATGGCGCTGGTCGGCGCGGCAAGTTGGTGGCTGGCGGGGCGCGCATTGCGTCCGGCACAGGAAGCGTGGGAGCGGCAGCAGCGCTTCATTGCCAGCGCCAGTCATGAATTGCGCGCGCCGCTCACCCTCATTCGCGCCAGCGCCGAGGTTGCGTTGCGCGACACTCCCTCAGATACAGCAGATCAGTACGAACTGCTGGGCGATATTCTGGCAGAAAGTGACCATATGCGCCGCCTGGTCGATGACCTGCTGACCCTTACCCGCCTCGACAGTGGGCAACTCAAACTGGTGATAGAGCCGGTTAATCTGGCAGATCTGCTGAGCAGGGTACACCGCCAGGTCGCGCGCCTGGGAGAACAACGGGGTATCACCATCGAACTCACGACTGTCGGCGGAGTCGTTCAGGCAGACGCCGAGCGTCTGCAACAGGTTCTGTTGATTGCGCTCGACAACGCGCTGCGCCACACCCCCTCCGGCGGAACGATCACCCTCGCTGCGGCGCCGACAGGACGCATGGTTCAGATCACCGTCACCGACACCGGTAGTGGCATCGCGCCGGAACACCTGCCGCACATCTTCGAACGGTTCTATCGGGCGGATCCGGCGCGCGGGCGGGAGAACGGCAACGCCGGGCTGGGTCTTTCCATCGCCAAAGGACTGGTCGAGGCAATGCACGGGCGCATCACGGTGACGAGCGCCCTCGGCGCCGGCACAACCGTGTCAGTTGCGCTGCCGCAAGGTGAGACGACCGTCGCTGCCAATGACCTGTGA
- a CDS encoding ion transporter has translation MNRAQSRIWELVEVSYDSDSHSPVLDWYDTGMMALILLNVLAVVIASVEEIGGRFAGFFSAFEVFSVAAFTVKYIVKLWACTADARYAHPVLGRVKYALTPMVIIDPLAFLPFYLWFFAIDLRFLRALRLFRLLRVLKLGRYQ, from the coding sequence ATGAACCGCGCACAATCACGCATCTGGGAACTGGTCGAGGTTTCTTACGACTCGGACAGCCATTCGCCCGTGCTCGACTGGTATGACACGGGCATGATGGCGCTCATTCTTCTGAATGTCCTGGCAGTCGTCATCGCAAGCGTCGAGGAGATTGGTGGACGCTTCGCAGGGTTCTTCTCTGCGTTCGAGGTCTTCTCGGTCGCCGCCTTCACTGTCAAGTATATCGTCAAGTTGTGGGCGTGCACAGCGGATGCGCGCTATGCCCACCCGGTGCTGGGGCGAGTGAAGTACGCGCTTACGCCGATGGTCATTATCGATCCCCTCGCGTTTCTGCCCTTCTATCTGTGGTTTTTTGCGATTGACCTGCGTTTTCTGCGTGCGTTGCGGCTCTTCCGGTTGCTGCGGGTGCTCAAATTGGGACGCTACCAATGA
- a CDS encoding M42 family metallopeptidase produces MNNHSLAFLKQLLATPGPSGEEVAAGRVWRREAETFADRVYADVRGSSYAVLEGGAPRVLLAGHIDEIGVMVSYIDDDGFLWFSPIGGWDPQVLVGQRVRLLGRAGDVIGVIGKKPIHQMKSEEREKASKIEDLWIDIGAANRAEAEALVRVGAAGVIDAPIYDLPGGKVVSRSIDDRIGAFTVLEALRLLARDRPRATVAAVATSQEEITFAGARTAAFSFEPQVAIAVDVTFATDHPNADRKQYGNVRLGGGPVLSRGSANSPVVYDMLVAVAEREGIPYSVQINPRYTGTDADAIHIARGGVATGVVSIPNRYMHSPNEMIALSDVEHAARLIAAFVRSLGPETDFIPR; encoded by the coding sequence ATGAACAACCATTCGCTTGCCTTTTTGAAGCAACTGCTCGCCACTCCTGGTCCTTCCGGTGAAGAAGTCGCCGCCGGGCGCGTCTGGCGACGCGAAGCCGAAACCTTTGCTGACCGGGTCTATGCCGATGTGCGCGGGAGTTCGTATGCTGTGCTCGAAGGGGGCGCGCCGCGCGTGCTGCTCGCCGGACATATCGACGAGATTGGGGTGATGGTCAGTTATATCGACGACGATGGCTTCCTCTGGTTTTCGCCGATTGGCGGGTGGGACCCGCAGGTGCTCGTCGGGCAGCGGGTGCGGTTGCTGGGGCGCGCCGGCGATGTAATCGGCGTGATCGGGAAGAAACCCATCCACCAGATGAAATCCGAGGAACGGGAAAAAGCCAGCAAGATTGAAGACCTCTGGATCGATATTGGTGCGGCGAACCGGGCAGAAGCCGAGGCGCTCGTGCGTGTCGGCGCTGCTGGAGTGATCGATGCGCCGATCTACGATCTGCCGGGTGGAAAGGTTGTCTCACGCAGCATCGACGACCGGATTGGCGCGTTCACCGTGCTGGAAGCGCTGCGCCTGCTGGCGCGCGACCGCCCGCGCGCGACGGTGGCAGCAGTGGCGACATCGCAAGAGGAGATCACCTTTGCGGGAGCGCGCACCGCAGCGTTCAGTTTCGAACCGCAGGTGGCGATTGCGGTGGATGTGACGTTTGCCACCGATCACCCCAATGCGGATCGGAAGCAGTATGGCAACGTGCGGTTGGGTGGCGGACCGGTGCTGTCGCGCGGTTCTGCCAACAGCCCGGTGGTGTACGATATGCTCGTGGCGGTCGCCGAGCGCGAGGGCATTCCGTACAGCGTGCAGATCAACCCGCGCTACACCGGCACCGACGCCGATGCCATTCACATCGCGCGTGGCGGTGTCGCTACCGGCGTTGTGTCGATCCCGAACCGCTACATGCACTCACCCAACGAAATGATCGCGCTGAGCGACGTTGAACATGCCGCGCGCCTGATCGCTGCGTTTGTGCGCAGTCTGGGACCGGAGACTGATTTCATTCCACGCTAA
- a CDS encoding proline racemase family protein, protein MRLKNLITAVDLHACGEPGRVIIGGVLDVPGRTMFEKMKFFEEHLDDIRLRLLREPRGYPALCANVILPPAHPDAQAGFIIMEQAEYPPMSGTNTICVATTLLETGMLPMTEPVTEFILEAPAGLIGVKAECRDGKVTRVTFRNVPAFAVHLDVSIEVPRVGTVKVDVAWGGMFYVIADASQFGLRLTPDEGRDITRISEMIRAATREQYPVVHPDNPAIVGPTISQISGPPSHPQAHYKNVVTLSTGTFDWNNPSTWTGVIDRSPCGTGTSAKMATLYARGRLGLHTDFHHEGILGTLFTGRLIEETQVGPYKAVVSTISGAAWITAISQFVLDPSDPYPNGFTVGDIW, encoded by the coding sequence GTGCGCCTGAAAAATCTGATCACTGCTGTCGATCTGCATGCCTGCGGCGAACCTGGAAGGGTTATCATCGGCGGAGTGCTGGACGTACCAGGACGAACCATGTTTGAGAAGATGAAATTCTTCGAAGAGCACCTCGATGATATCCGTCTGCGTCTATTGCGCGAGCCTCGCGGATATCCGGCTCTATGCGCAAATGTCATCCTGCCGCCTGCACACCCCGATGCTCAGGCAGGCTTTATCATTATGGAGCAGGCGGAATATCCCCCCATGTCAGGAACGAATACCATCTGCGTCGCTACCACACTGCTGGAAACGGGCATGTTGCCAATGACTGAGCCGGTCACAGAGTTTATTCTGGAAGCTCCTGCCGGTTTGATCGGCGTCAAAGCAGAATGTCGTGATGGAAAAGTGACGCGAGTGACATTTCGTAACGTGCCAGCGTTCGCCGTTCATCTCGACGTGAGCATCGAGGTTCCGCGCGTAGGAACCGTCAAGGTTGATGTCGCGTGGGGCGGCATGTTCTACGTGATCGCGGATGCTTCCCAATTCGGCTTACGCCTGACTCCCGATGAAGGACGGGACATCACCCGCATCAGCGAAATGATCAGGGCTGCGACCCGTGAACAATATCCGGTCGTTCATCCAGACAACCCGGCAATCGTAGGACCAACCATCTCACAGATTTCTGGTCCGCCTTCCCACCCACAGGCTCACTACAAAAACGTGGTCACGCTTTCCACAGGCACCTTTGACTGGAACAACCCTTCCACCTGGACTGGCGTCATCGACCGTTCTCCCTGCGGCACCGGCACATCGGCCAAAATGGCGACCCTCTACGCGCGCGGACGGTTAGGGCTGCACACCGATTTTCACCACGAAGGCATTCTTGGCACGCTGTTTACCGGACGATTGATCGAGGAGACGCAGGTAGGACCATACAAAGCTGTCGTGTCCACCATCAGCGGCGCCGCCTGGATCACCGCCATCAGCCAGTTTGTCTTGGACCCATCTGACCCCTATCCCAATGGATTTACGGTCGGTGACATCTGGTAA
- a CDS encoding glycosyl hydrolase family 18 protein — translation MRHVFSSPLAASLYAVALIVWALLVVDTVSLARRATEPPIFPTPTTVAVVTPVAATRVAAPTSMPPVQATVVPLMTPELDAEDGWFHPKTGRYIAAWLPNSFGSENRESFEANADILDEISPFWYSPSPGGELRFGREARDRTLLELAHGKNVLVIPTVHNVVTGEDPVPGILRNPRLRSYHVQQIVDEVLTYGYDGIDIDYEFLSSSLRDDYSAFILELADALHAHGKLLTVAVHAKDCDYCGLGGFQDWAVIGQVVDRLRIMTYDYHWRGGGPGPVAPVYWVERVARYAVTVVDPAKVVIGVPFYGYNWSRDGSGNARGQTWAMINEIIQTYRLSVNLMESNQNGLVQENWITYSSRTEGRREVWFATSSGLDAKLRLVQELDLAGIAIWRLGGEDPRNWEIIRARLLQDPYESQRVLSRLLPEH, via the coding sequence ATGCGACACGTTTTTTCGTCACCGCTGGCTGCATCGCTCTATGCTGTGGCGCTGATCGTCTGGGCATTGCTGGTCGTCGATACGGTGAGTCTTGCCCGGCGCGCCACTGAGCCGCCGATCTTTCCGACGCCAACGACCGTCGCAGTGGTGACGCCCGTCGCGGCAACGCGGGTAGCGGCGCCCACATCGATGCCGCCGGTGCAGGCAACTGTCGTTCCCCTCATGACGCCGGAACTTGACGCAGAAGATGGCTGGTTTCATCCGAAGACCGGACGTTATATTGCTGCCTGGCTCCCCAACTCGTTCGGCTCCGAAAATCGTGAGTCGTTTGAGGCGAATGCCGATATTCTCGATGAGATCAGCCCGTTCTGGTACTCGCCGTCGCCTGGCGGCGAGCTGCGGTTTGGGCGCGAGGCGCGCGACCGCACGCTGCTCGAACTGGCGCATGGCAAAAACGTCCTCGTCATTCCAACCGTCCACAACGTCGTTACCGGCGAAGACCCGGTGCCGGGCATTCTGCGCAATCCGCGCCTGCGGTCGTACCACGTGCAGCAGATCGTCGATGAGGTGTTGACCTATGGCTACGACGGGATCGATATCGACTATGAGTTTCTCAGCAGCAGTCTGCGCGATGACTATAGCGCCTTTATTCTGGAACTGGCGGATGCGCTGCATGCGCATGGCAAACTGCTGACGGTCGCTGTTCATGCGAAAGATTGTGATTATTGCGGACTGGGAGGTTTTCAGGATTGGGCTGTGATCGGTCAGGTGGTTGACCGGTTGCGCATTATGACCTACGATTACCACTGGCGCGGCGGCGGTCCTGGTCCGGTGGCGCCGGTCTATTGGGTCGAACGGGTGGCGCGCTACGCGGTGACGGTCGTTGATCCGGCGAAGGTGGTGATCGGCGTGCCGTTCTACGGCTACAACTGGTCCCGTGACGGCAGCGGCAATGCGCGCGGGCAGACGTGGGCGATGATTAATGAGATCATTCAAACCTACCGCCTGTCGGTCAATCTCATGGAGAGCAATCAGAATGGTCTGGTGCAGGAAAACTGGATCACCTACAGTTCGCGCACCGAAGGACGGCGTGAGGTCTGGTTCGCTACGAGCAGCGGTCTCGACGCAAAACTGCGCCTGGTGCAGGAACTCGATCTGGCGGGGATTGCGATCTGGCGGCTCGGCGGCGAAGACCCGCGCAACTGGGAGATCATTCGCGCGCGCCTGCTCCAGGACCCGTATGAGTCGCAGCGGGTGTTGAGTCGCCTTTTGCCGGAGCATTGA
- a CDS encoding metallopeptidase family protein, with the protein MDRETFESIVIEALDSLPPEFAGYLHNVEVRIEMRPTREQRRALGLRPWQTIYGLYEGVPLTERAGGEPLLPDVITIFQAPLVRDFPSRDALREEVRRTVLHEIAHFFGISDERLHELDAY; encoded by the coding sequence ATGGACCGCGAAACCTTCGAGTCAATCGTTATCGAGGCGCTCGACTCGCTGCCGCCAGAGTTTGCCGGCTATCTGCACAATGTCGAGGTGCGCATCGAAATGCGCCCTACCCGTGAACAGCGGCGTGCGCTTGGCTTGCGCCCCTGGCAGACGATCTATGGTCTGTATGAGGGTGTGCCGCTCACCGAGCGGGCCGGAGGCGAACCGCTTTTGCCCGATGTCATTACGATCTTTCAGGCGCCATTGGTGCGCGATTTCCCTTCCCGTGATGCGCTGCGCGAAGAAGTGCGGCGCACCGTGCTGCACGAAATTGCTCACTTTTTCGGCATCAGCGATGAGCGACTCCATGAACTGGACGCTTACTGA
- a CDS encoding RNA polymerase sigma factor: protein MVYPSPPTDSRNESEAQIIARAKAGDADAISMLYERYAPQVRRYIVSRLGDPVLAEDVCSDVFVKMLEGLDRYEDRGWPFSAWLYRIAYARTMDMLRQARRRPSVPLDESAPHALEPPDEAVISRIAYHELRSVMRVLTRDQRLVLRLRFDEDRTLAEIAESLGRTVGSVKALQHRGLTRLAEALADHPAHQPVSVF from the coding sequence TACCCATCTCCACCAACCGACAGTCGCAACGAAAGCGAAGCGCAGATTATTGCGCGCGCCAAGGCGGGAGACGCCGATGCCATCAGCATGTTGTACGAACGCTATGCGCCGCAGGTGCGCCGGTACATTGTGTCGCGCCTGGGTGATCCGGTGCTGGCTGAAGATGTGTGCAGCGATGTATTCGTCAAAATGCTGGAAGGTCTGGATCGTTACGAGGATCGTGGTTGGCCCTTCTCTGCCTGGCTCTACCGCATTGCCTACGCGCGAACAATGGATATGCTGCGTCAGGCGCGGCGGCGTCCGTCGGTGCCGCTCGATGAGAGTGCGCCGCATGCGCTCGAACCTCCCGATGAGGCGGTCATTTCCCGCATTGCCTACCATGAACTTCGGAGCGTGATGCGGGTGCTGACCCGCGATCAGCGCCTGGTGCTACGCCTGCGCTTCGATGAGGATCGCACCCTTGCCGAGATCGCCGAGTCGCTTGGGCGCACGGTCGGGTCGGTAAAGGCGCTGCAACACCGGGGATTGACGCGCCTGGCTGAAGCGCTTGCCGATCATCCGGCGCATCAACCGGTTTCCGTCTTCTGA